From the Halorhabdus utahensis DSM 12940 genome, one window contains:
- a CDS encoding outer membrane protein assembly factor BamB family protein → MAGRADGTVTARDNWSGERLWRTSIGDSIPTTPAIEFSSVYVASGTALVALGQQSGDTEWTLSLPSDAAGTPVPHEDRLYVTCEDGTVLAVNAKGGAEQWQASVSAPVANRPAVSDDQVVVSTTESTVAAFDTENGDTNWAIDVQGNRLSAPIVADDTVYVADCGGTLYALNADNGNVIWSVETGIAHLTHLAATDGSVWLASQEGTIVSVATAAYEHTSPKRFETTVTGLAIVDTTLYVGGKSNVWGLSTKNSEERWQLALDRKATGIAPTSEALYVGTESGLTGYQAESGDNEWGETGTETKPEAKPERTDEESAVSEVTQPDANEPPSTSDGSAGKGSADRLATDIRPLNELTLLADDGSLEVYRGRHAEEADEVRVLTPSDPTEPVAERFQRAVLGWVNGSSHRNVVTIHDRGMEPRPWVATESDAEWTTLAEPPGWLDFEQTIGILTDAAEGLRNVALYNVYHHNLSPRHIWAGRQDDEVVGKVDDWGLDRVVREAAGETVLTSYTAPEQVSDAYGQPDEATDIYGLGAVAYYVLTGTEPVEAERDAILEGDITPPSEVAEVPAGLDEVLLRAMATDPAERYDSMYAFGLALNNAL, encoded by the coding sequence GTGGCTGGACGCGCCGATGGGACTGTCACGGCCAGAGATAACTGGAGTGGCGAGCGACTGTGGCGCACCTCGATCGGAGACAGCATACCCACGACGCCAGCCATTGAGTTTTCATCGGTCTACGTAGCCTCTGGGACAGCGTTGGTTGCACTTGGCCAACAATCCGGTGACACCGAATGGACACTTTCGCTCCCGAGTGATGCTGCCGGCACACCGGTGCCCCACGAGGATAGGCTGTATGTGACCTGCGAAGATGGCACCGTTCTCGCGGTCAACGCGAAAGGTGGGGCCGAGCAGTGGCAAGCGTCCGTTTCGGCACCCGTCGCTAACAGGCCAGCCGTTTCCGACGATCAAGTCGTGGTGAGCACGACAGAGTCGACGGTGGCAGCCTTTGACACTGAAAACGGAGACACCAACTGGGCGATCGACGTACAAGGTAATCGCCTGTCGGCACCGATTGTGGCCGACGACACTGTGTATGTCGCAGACTGCGGTGGAACACTTTACGCGCTCAACGCTGACAATGGCAACGTCATTTGGTCCGTAGAGACAGGTATTGCACATTTGACCCACCTTGCTGCCACTGACGGGTCGGTCTGGTTGGCTAGCCAGGAGGGTACAATCGTCAGCGTTGCTACCGCGGCCTACGAACATACGTCACCCAAGCGGTTCGAGACAACGGTGACTGGACTGGCAATCGTTGATACGACTCTGTACGTTGGCGGGAAGTCGAACGTCTGGGGATTAAGTACAAAGAACAGCGAAGAACGTTGGCAGCTGGCGCTTGACAGGAAGGCGACCGGGATTGCGCCGACAAGTGAAGCCCTCTACGTCGGGACGGAGTCGGGACTCACTGGCTATCAAGCCGAGTCCGGAGACAATGAGTGGGGTGAGACGGGCACTGAGACGAAACCAGAAGCGAAACCCGAGCGGACGGATGAGGAGTCAGCGGTCTCCGAAGTCACTCAACCCGATGCCAACGAGCCCCCGTCGACCTCAGATGGGAGTGCGGGAAAGGGTAGCGCCGACAGGTTGGCCACCGATATCAGACCCCTCAACGAGCTAACGCTCCTTGCCGACGATGGCTCATTGGAAGTCTACCGTGGCCGGCACGCGGAGGAAGCGGACGAGGTTCGCGTTCTCACGCCGTCCGATCCCACAGAACCCGTTGCTGAGCGGTTCCAACGGGCAGTACTCGGCTGGGTGAACGGGAGCTCCCATCGGAACGTAGTGACGATTCACGACAGAGGGATGGAGCCACGCCCGTGGGTCGCAACCGAGTCCGATGCGGAATGGACTACGTTAGCCGAGCCTCCGGGTTGGCTTGACTTCGAGCAGACGATTGGAATCCTGACGGACGCCGCGGAGGGGTTGCGCAACGTCGCCCTGTACAACGTATATCATCACAATCTGTCTCCCCGGCACATCTGGGCCGGGCGGCAGGATGACGAAGTAGTTGGGAAGGTAGACGACTGGGGACTTGACCGTGTCGTCCGAGAGGCGGCTGGTGAGACAGTCCTCACGTCGTATACCGCCCCCGAACAGGTCAGCGATGCCTACGGCCAGCCCGATGAAGCGACGGACATCTACGGGCTGGGAGCTGTCGCTTATTACGTCTTAACAGGCACAGAGCCGGTGGAGGCCGAGCGGGATGCGATCTTGGAAGGGGATATCACCCCGCCAAGCGAGGTCGCGGAGGTGCCAGCGGGGCTTGACGAGGTACTCTTGCGGGCGATGGCAACCGATCCGGCGGAACGCTACGATTCGATGTATGCCTTCGGTCTGGCACTCAACAACGCGCTATAG
- a CDS encoding universal stress protein, producing MEVLVPINSRDSARETVEYALREYPDASITVIHVTPRNGTHGMGGMYVHGPPVEAEREYTDQLFEMANGTASAHGRLLTTITAVGCPVREIVAYAEKSDTDHIVIGNCKRTGLARFLFDNVTKGVVYRSPVSVTVVK from the coding sequence ATGGAGGTTCTCGTCCCCATCAACAGTCGAGATTCGGCCCGGGAGACGGTGGAATACGCCCTTCGCGAGTACCCCGATGCGTCGATCACGGTGATACACGTGACACCACGGAACGGAACGCATGGCATGGGCGGCATGTACGTCCACGGACCACCGGTCGAGGCGGAACGGGAGTACACCGACCAGCTGTTCGAGATGGCGAACGGAACGGCGAGTGCTCACGGTCGCCTGCTGACGACGATCACCGCCGTCGGCTGTCCGGTCCGGGAGATCGTCGCGTACGCGGAGAAGTCCGACACCGATCACATCGTCATCGGGAACTGCAAGCGGACCGGTCTGGCTCGGTTCCTCTTCGATAACGTGACGAAAGGCGTGGTCTACCGCTCGCCCGTGTCAGTGACGGTCGTGAAGTGA
- a CDS encoding pentapeptide repeat-containing protein gives MTPSSNDSTCAFVLKDTSTPALTGPWHCPHDALADQKRCVFHHTAAERAELDIADEAVREHFEAALGSGDPERRAFVGATLPSLDFDHLDFDHDDQHLLDLRHACIHGDFVASYARFEEAVDLRDAKLGTLELDGGTFHDGFFCKRTTFEGDVDCDRATFSGHVAFDGATFEGPVRFDQATFGDPATFDDATFRERATFLGSAFRGRGIDVDDYTSFEGATFEDVVRFDHTHFEAASFEATRFSDAVHFDEATTTAPVRFDRATFESAATFDGSTFEDDASFAAATFDGETNFRGVTFEGGGTVLHRDADFSEVRFARAVSFESGDIGAVTFEDTTFDGDARFHDVLFQERASFQAATFAGEAVFDAATFDDEVTFEGATFEGPANFPGVEFEGSNNHDSASVTFDEVRFSGDANFHHAWCTSASFWEVSFEHAACFTEAKFTKHLDLKVSENGGDTVVNFTDAVLADGEIVQPDGGGVRYDLTIATLGSVGFSVESGAHRDLFQYVRFCDTTFENFDFTAHAHFLTRSDWRLHDFDDDGLEYEYAVEMTSLNVEKTYQRAKTSASTAGNVEASGKFRFKRQQFARRNYKDIARDPAEPFRTRIRNGQRVAENLFLGLTCGHGMRLYRIAAMFIFFPVLPALLYTFGGPPFRTGAGQVHSIADFISMGGIETFAANLHFSYITFLTIGYGNVVAEGNLGLVLVSMEAYASVVLGGLFIYVLIKRSEL, from the coding sequence GTGACCCCCTCATCCAACGACAGCACATGTGCGTTCGTCCTCAAGGACACCTCGACCCCCGCGCTGACGGGCCCCTGGCACTGTCCACACGACGCACTCGCTGACCAGAAGCGGTGCGTGTTTCACCACACGGCCGCCGAGCGTGCGGAACTCGACATCGCTGACGAGGCGGTTCGCGAGCATTTCGAGGCGGCACTCGGGAGCGGCGACCCCGAGCGGCGGGCCTTCGTCGGTGCGACGCTGCCGAGCCTGGACTTCGATCATCTCGACTTCGACCACGACGATCAACACCTGCTCGATCTTCGCCACGCATGTATTCACGGCGACTTCGTGGCGAGTTACGCCCGGTTCGAGGAGGCTGTCGATCTCCGCGACGCGAAACTCGGGACGCTCGAACTCGACGGCGGCACTTTCCATGACGGATTTTTCTGCAAGCGAACGACCTTCGAGGGGGACGTCGACTGTGACCGCGCGACCTTCAGCGGCCACGTGGCCTTCGACGGCGCGACCTTCGAGGGCCCCGTGCGATTCGACCAGGCCACCTTCGGCGATCCCGCCACCTTCGACGACGCGACGTTCCGCGAGCGCGCGACGTTCCTCGGTTCGGCGTTCCGCGGCCGGGGGATCGACGTCGACGACTACACCTCCTTCGAGGGTGCCACGTTCGAGGATGTCGTCCGGTTCGATCACACGCACTTCGAGGCTGCCAGTTTCGAAGCGACGCGGTTTTCGGACGCAGTACACTTCGATGAAGCGACGACGACCGCGCCCGTCAGGTTCGACCGGGCCACCTTCGAATCGGCGGCCACCTTTGACGGGTCCACCTTCGAGGACGACGCGTCCTTCGCGGCGGCCACCTTCGACGGCGAGACGAACTTCCGGGGCGTCACGTTCGAGGGTGGCGGGACGGTCCTGCATCGCGACGCCGACTTCTCCGAGGTCCGTTTCGCCCGGGCAGTCAGCTTCGAATCGGGGGATATCGGCGCGGTGACCTTCGAAGATACGACGTTCGACGGCGACGCTCGCTTCCATGACGTCCTGTTTCAGGAACGGGCGAGTTTCCAGGCCGCGACCTTCGCCGGTGAGGCCGTCTTCGACGCGGCCACCTTCGACGACGAAGTCACCTTCGAGGGCGCGACCTTCGAGGGGCCCGCGAACTTCCCCGGCGTCGAGTTCGAGGGCTCGAACAACCACGACAGCGCCAGCGTGACCTTCGACGAGGTCCGCTTTTCGGGTGACGCGAACTTCCATCACGCCTGGTGTACCTCCGCGAGCTTCTGGGAGGTCTCCTTCGAGCACGCCGCGTGCTTCACCGAGGCCAAGTTCACGAAGCACCTCGACCTGAAGGTGAGCGAAAACGGGGGCGATACCGTCGTCAACTTCACTGACGCCGTCCTCGCGGACGGGGAGATCGTCCAGCCGGACGGCGGCGGGGTCCGGTACGACCTCACCATCGCGACGCTCGGCAGCGTCGGCTTCAGCGTCGAGAGTGGTGCCCACCGGGATCTTTTCCAGTACGTCCGCTTCTGTGACACCACCTTCGAGAACTTCGACTTCACCGCCCACGCTCACTTTCTCACCCGATCGGACTGGCGACTCCACGACTTCGACGACGACGGCCTCGAATACGAGTACGCCGTCGAGATGACGTCACTGAACGTCGAGAAGACCTACCAGCGGGCCAAGACCAGCGCCTCGACGGCCGGTAACGTCGAAGCCTCCGGGAAGTTCCGGTTCAAGCGCCAGCAGTTCGCCCGCCGAAACTACAAGGACATCGCCCGCGATCCCGCGGAACCATTCCGGACGCGGATCCGCAACGGCCAGCGCGTGGCCGAGAACCTGTTTCTGGGACTCACCTGTGGCCACGGGATGCGACTGTACCGGATCGCCGCGATGTTCATCTTCTTCCCCGTCCTCCCAGCGTTGCTGTACACGTTCGGCGGCCCCCCGTTCCGGACCGGGGCCGGCCAGGTCCACTCGATCGCCGATTTCATCTCGATGGGCGGCATCGAGACGTTCGCCGCAAACCTCCACTTCAGCTACATCACCTTCCTCACGATCGGCTACGGGAACGTCGTCGCCGAGGGCAACCTCGGACTCGTGCTGGTCAGCATGGAGGCCTACGCCAGCGTCGTACTGGGTGGCCTGTTCATCTACGTCCTCATCAAGCGGAGTGAGCTCTAG
- a CDS encoding MarR family winged helix-turn-helix transcriptional regulator, which yields MSDLAERHRQIADILEPIERMGIDATVDDRTTDDGTLRLTLTLGLPSDFDPIRQKATDPTGTLEARIRELEKQSEPNESDHETDPDPSEDGYPSVAGQELTDGERETLDALRTLGGPRASGDIADQVDATIQSVRSWLPKLAGAGLIETVPDPTDGRRKLYSPVVSEESATDEGSADEDDTIDRSEDNPVDRSEDDTVEETTDVAGTVYVATGGGSPSQVFHVRPDCPQLRRAKDFVEKDRSVVPHHRPCGTCVSTDLADGLVAISNSPTETYHRRADCPRLASATDVTVVDGETVPDFDPCADCVSGDRTSDRDEDEKERDEDTDEDGSDEEEADADDVSMAAELCDRNDLDREAVIEALDAATAIYHVQRDLTLPRDETEALLRNLGVFETLSGGGHVSLDRAKSVVHEHVPPT from the coding sequence ATGAGTGATCTCGCCGAGCGACACCGGCAGATCGCCGACATCCTCGAACCGATCGAACGGATGGGGATCGACGCCACAGTGGATGATCGGACCACTGACGACGGCACGCTCCGTCTCACCCTGACGCTCGGACTCCCGTCGGACTTCGACCCGATCAGGCAGAAAGCCACCGATCCCACGGGGACCCTCGAAGCCCGAATCAGGGAGCTCGAGAAGCAAAGTGAACCCAATGAGTCGGATCACGAAACTGATCCCGACCCATCGGAGGACGGATACCCCAGCGTCGCCGGGCAAGAGCTCACGGACGGCGAGCGTGAGACGCTCGACGCACTCCGGACGCTGGGTGGCCCCAGGGCGTCGGGTGACATCGCGGACCAGGTCGACGCCACGATCCAGAGTGTGCGGTCCTGGCTGCCGAAACTCGCCGGGGCCGGCCTCATCGAGACCGTCCCTGACCCCACGGACGGCCGGCGGAAGCTGTACTCGCCGGTCGTCTCCGAGGAGTCGGCCACCGACGAGGGATCGGCGGACGAGGACGACACGATCGACCGATCCGAAGACAATCCGGTCGATCGATCCGAAGACGACACGGTAGAGGAGACCACCGACGTGGCGGGGACGGTGTACGTTGCGACCGGTGGCGGCAGCCCCTCACAGGTGTTTCACGTCCGCCCGGACTGTCCGCAGTTGCGGCGAGCGAAGGACTTCGTCGAGAAGGACCGCTCGGTCGTCCCCCACCATCGCCCGTGCGGGACGTGCGTCTCGACGGACCTCGCGGACGGACTCGTCGCGATCTCGAACTCACCGACCGAGACATACCACAGGCGGGCGGACTGCCCCCGACTCGCGTCGGCGACCGACGTCACTGTCGTGGATGGGGAGACCGTGCCGGACTTCGATCCCTGTGCCGACTGCGTCTCCGGGGATCGGACGAGCGACCGCGACGAAGACGAAAAGGAGCGCGATGAAGATACTGACGAGGACGGGTCCGATGAAGAGGAAGCCGACGCAGACGATGTCTCCATGGCCGCGGAACTCTGCGACCGCAACGACCTCGACCGCGAGGCAGTCATCGAAGCGCTTGACGCGGCGACGGCGATCTACCACGTCCAGCGCGATCTCACACTCCCCCGCGACGAGACCGAGGCCCTGCTCCGGAACCTGGGCGTCTTCGAGACCCTCTCCGGCGGTGGACACGTATCGCTCGACCGCGCGAAATCGGTGGTTCACGAACACGTCCCGCCCACGTAG
- a CDS encoding ribbon-helix-helix domain-containing protein, with the protein MTDRLTFQCQDSLAADVDEIADRTGLPESEVINRLVRLGLQDIDDIDDSVLFGTISGSTDGDPAD; encoded by the coding sequence ATGACAGACAGACTCACATTCCAGTGTCAAGATTCGCTTGCCGCCGATGTCGACGAGATCGCCGACAGAACCGGATTACCCGAATCCGAAGTGATCAACCGGCTAGTCAGACTCGGGCTGCAGGATATCGACGATATCGACGATAGCGTGCTGTTCGGGACAATCTCCGGTTCGACGGACGGAGATCCGGCCGACTGA